From Proteus vulgaris:
CGAAATATTTGTGTTTGTGTTGCGGGTTCCATTGCGTTAGTCGGTTCATCCGCAATCAACAATCGAGGCTGATTAGCAATGGCGATAGCTATCATCACTTTTTGGCATTCACCTTCTGTTAATTCATAAGGGTAACTGCGCATAATATCTTTGTGATCTTTAATACCTACACGGTGCAATAATTCAATTGCACGGCGTTTTCGCCAATGAAAGCGTTGCCACCAATGGCCTTTAAATGTCCAACCTGGGATAGCTTGTATCAACTGCTGTTCAATTTTTGTCGCAGGATCAAGACAAGATTGTGGCTCTTGGAAAATCATTGAAATATTATGACCAATGACACGACGTCGCGCTCTTGGGGATAATTTAAGTAAATCAATATCATCAAATCGGAAACGATCAGCAGTTACGTTGATATTATCTTTAGTGACGCCACAAATGGCTTTTGCAATTAAGCTTTTACCTGATCCTGATTCGCCGACAAGCCCCCTGACTTCACCTTCATTTAAGGTAATAGAAACACGATCGACGGCTTTAACTGGCCCATCAGGCGTCATAAATTCAATGGTTAAATTGCGTATATCTAATAAAGGCATTATTCAACTCCCTCATTTATTGCACGCTGTAAACCATCTCCTAATAGGTTCACCAATAAAACGCTGATCATGATTGTGGCGCCTGGAATTAAGACAGTCCATGGGGCGACATAAATTAACTCAAGTGAATCGCCCAGCATGGCACCCCATTCAGGAGAAGGAAGCTGAGCGCCTAAATTGAGGAAACCCAATGCGGTAATATCAAGAATAGCGATTGAAAAAGCACGCGTTAATTCAGAGACCAATACAGGGGTAATATTAGGTAATACGGTATACCATAAAATGGAAATATTCGATGCGCCATCAAGTCGAGAAGCAATGACATACTCTTTGTTTAATTCATCATTGACCGCAGAATAGATCATTCTGACTAAGCGAGGTAACAATGCTAGCCAAATCGCTATCATGGCATGACCAAGGCTTGTTCCCACAAAAGCTACAACAATAATGGCCAGAAGTAGTGATGGAATTGATAATAAGGTATCTAATATATGGTTAAGAATGGCGGATTTTAAACCATGAGTCATCCCCGCAAAACAACCAATAATTAACCCCATTAATGTCGCAGCAAAAGTGACAATAAATGCACCACCAAAGGTCATACTTGTCCCAATTAAAATTCGACTAAAAACATCTCTGCCTAAGTCATCTGTACCAAAAAAGTAAGAAACGTTCCCGTTTTGATACCAAGATGGTGGCGTTAATTGATGTCCGAAAAACTGTTGATCAAGAGCATAAGGCGCAATATAAGGGCCAATTACACTCAATACTAAGAGAAAAAGAACACCATAAAACCCTACCATTGAGATAACGTCTTTAGAAAAACATTGCCAAATCACCGCTACGGGTGTTGGTGTTTTTTTCTCTTTATAAAATTGGCTATCTAAAGGCATATCCCACCTTGTGTTTCATTGGATTACTCATAGCGCCGACAATATCTGATAAGACGTTAACAACAATGACCATTGAACCTACTAACATCACTCCTGCGGAAATCGCAGAGTAATCTTGTTGGCGGATTGCTGTGACTAACCAGCGGCCGAGTCCCGGCCAATTAAATACAATTTCTGTCACCATGGTAAGTGTAAGCATGGTGGAGAACTGTAAGCCTAATTTAGGGATGATAGGGGGTAAAGCATTATGAAGAATATGGCGACGAATAATTGTAAAACGTGAGAGACCTCGAGTTGCGGCTGCCTTCACGTAGTTCTCTGACATAATTTCTTCCGTACTATTGCGCATTAATCGAATAACTTCTGTTGTGGGTGCAATAGCAAGTGTTGTTACAGGTAAAATCAGATGTTGTAATACATTAATAATCATTTGCTGGCGATAAGGTGAATTAGATAACCAAGCATCAACTAATGCAATACCTGTAATAGGCTGTAAGTTATAAAGTAAATCAATACGACCAGAAACAGGAAGCCAACCCAGTTTTAGTGAGAAGAAAAGTGTTAATAACAAGGCAAGTCCAAAAACAGGCACAGAAAAACCTAAGAGCGCAAAGTTACTGATAATAATATCAGCAGATTTATTACGCCAAACACCAGCAATGATCCCAGCAGGAATACCCACAATTAAGGCAAAAAGAAAAGCTAAGGTGCAAAGTTCCATTGTTGCTGGCAATGCCTCAATTAATTGCGCTTTAATGGGTTCTCCATTAATAGAAGAAATACCAAAATCAAAATGAGTCATATTGTGAGCATAGAAAAAGTAGGCATCTATTAGTGATGCACCACTTAATGGACCATTTGGCGTGTAATAGCTCAGGCTAAAGCTCACCAGTGACAAAAAGAACAGTGTCACAAGTAATAAAAGCAATCGACGTATTGAATAAATAATCATAGATTATTTTATAGCCTCTTTCTTGTGATTTTGTTCATCCACTTCTGCTTCTCGATAAACACCAGCAAAAGACGCATTACCGAAAGTACTTAATAGTAATCCTTTAATATCATAGCGATATGCTTGCATACGTAAAGAATTAGC
This genomic window contains:
- the sapC gene encoding putrescine export ABC transporter permease SapC produces the protein MPLDSQFYKEKKTPTPVAVIWQCFSKDVISMVGFYGVLFLLVLSVIGPYIAPYALDQQFFGHQLTPPSWYQNGNVSYFFGTDDLGRDVFSRILIGTSMTFGGAFIVTFAATLMGLIIGCFAGMTHGLKSAILNHILDTLLSIPSLLLAIIVVAFVGTSLGHAMIAIWLALLPRLVRMIYSAVNDELNKEYVIASRLDGASNISILWYTVLPNITPVLVSELTRAFSIAILDITALGFLNLGAQLPSPEWGAMLGDSLELIYVAPWTVLIPGATIMISVLLVNLLGDGLQRAINEGVE
- the sapD gene encoding putrescine export ABC transporter ATP-binding protein SapD, which produces MPLLDIRNLTIEFMTPDGPVKAVDRVSITLNEGEVRGLVGESGSGKSLIAKAICGVTKDNINVTADRFRFDDIDLLKLSPRARRRVIGHNISMIFQEPQSCLDPATKIEQQLIQAIPGWTFKGHWWQRFHWRKRRAIELLHRVGIKDHKDIMRSYPYELTEGECQKVMIAIAIANQPRLLIADEPTNAMEPATQTQIFRLLTRLNQNNNMTILLISHDLQWMSKLANKITVMYCGQMVETASPDELLVTPYHPYTQALIRSIPDFTNSLAHKSRLNTLPGAIPSLEHLPVGCRLGPRCPYAQRQCIEAPRLRLFKNHAVACHFPLNVEPTDVR
- the sapB gene encoding putrescine export ABC transporter permease SapB, with the translated sequence MIIYSIRRLLLLLVTLFFLSLVSFSLSYYTPNGPLSGASLIDAYFFYAHNMTHFDFGISSINGEPIKAQLIEALPATMELCTLAFLFALIVGIPAGIIAGVWRNKSADIIISNFALLGFSVPVFGLALLLTLFFSLKLGWLPVSGRIDLLYNLQPITGIALVDAWLSNSPYRQQMIINVLQHLILPVTTLAIAPTTEVIRLMRNSTEEIMSENYVKAAATRGLSRFTIIRRHILHNALPPIIPKLGLQFSTMLTLTMVTEIVFNWPGLGRWLVTAIRQQDYSAISAGVMLVGSMVIVVNVLSDIVGAMSNPMKHKVGYAFR